TGTCTTCCATGCAGGCTGGACAAGAGAAATGGTCAACAGCCAACAGCTTTTCCTTCTCATGTCTGCAGTAGGTCCACTCCAGGAAACTACGCTGGAAACTATCTCCAGATATTCTTCCTGCCTGTTACATTTTAACAGAATGAAGAcatgttttattatattataatattaatgcAACAATCCAAAATAGGCACAGCAGAAGTAGAAGGTGTAACTCCATTTACCCTTCCAAAGTTGCTGGTGCGATTATCAAGCATTTTCACAAATGCTTGTCGAGATAACCCCGGTGCGCTGACTTTAAATTCCTCAAATGTGTGAAACACATCAGTGGAATAAACAGTCTGAAAATCCACATTGCCTGGCCAGTAACCATTGGACTGAAGGTCTTTTAATCCAGGTGTCCATGTTTTTAAGCAGGATTTGCAGGTCACCAAGGGAAGCGAAAGATCATATCGACCTGTTGAAACAAAGCTTTCATTACAATATGGCATTAAACAAGGAATCCAAATAAAAGTCCAGAATACCACCATAGTCATacatgtttccatggtattGCAAACTCACCATTTATCTCCACAAGAATGATGGCTCGTCCAGCGTTTATTGCAATGTCTTGTGTGTCACAATTGCAAAGATTGTGTGGCGAAGCAATGGGTAGAAGACatgctaaaaaacaacaaagtgaCAATATTCATTAgaataaagtatttaaattaaatagaaaATATGACAAAGCAGCAACATTCATTAAAGACATATACCTTTCTCAGATATTTCAGGTGCTCCACTGCCGTCTTGCACAATATGACATGTAGGTGGAAGTGCCTTGTAAAAACCTTCTACAAGTGAGTCCCTATTGTGCAAAACGTAGTTTCGATGGACAGCCAAATCACAGTCACTGCAGAAAAGGTGTTTGGGCAGGCAGTCTCGACATCTAATCACAGCCCGTTTTGTGTGGCAGTGGTCACAGGACTGATCCAGTGTCCACTCTGCTGACAACATCGACTCCAAAAGGTTAGGCCTGGCATTCTCCCATTTCTCTTCCGAGTGTGTTTGCCGCATATCCCAGGTTCGAGTCAACATCTCTCTTCCTTCTGAACAGGCCAAAGGATCATCTTCAAGGCTTTCTTGCAGCAACTGAAGCTGTGTGTCTTGAGCAGAGAGTGAAATTAATACCAGAAAGTATTGCCAGTTGTTATTGTCAGGTTTTTAACACATATAGAAGGCAATGTAAATATGCCACATATGATAAGCAAAGCAATGAAAACATGCAATTTAGACGTCTTTCCTACATAACCACAAtaatgtacagaatgaagataTGAAATGGTTACCAACATTAAGACTTACCAAGTGCCTTGTGTGCTTCTTGTAACTGCACTTGTAACGGtgctgttgaaaaaaaaaatccaacaaaataaatatgagaaaaaaaaacggaaaaaaAAGATCCAAATACATTATACAGGCATTGCCTGTAATTCTGTTTGTTTACCATAGTTTGAAGCATCATCAGGACATGGGACCATATGCACTGGACAGGTGTCCTTAGGCCGGGAAGAGGGACCAGCTCCTGTGGGAGAAAATATGAAACATGTTCAGTCGTAATGATGTAAATCTACATTTAATTTGATTGCCAGGAGAATATCTACAATAAATTGGCCTGTACAAAATCTGGGCAAATTGGACCCAAATAAAACAATGGAAACTAGACTTTGGCTATTTGAATGCTATTCAATGACATGGATTTCCAtaattaaaaatagaaaaagagTACTTTGCATAGAACTCAGCATTTTAAAACAACTTTGTATTCAGCAAAATGTGCAAAAAGTGTCTGAATTCTTTTTCAAGCAATTCTACCTCCTGAAGATTGTTGAGTCTCAGCAATCAGACGTCCGTACTGGTCCCTTTTCTTCCACCTCACAAGCTTCTCAGGCTTCTTCCTCTTGGCTTTAGTACCTGCCCCATATTTCTGAAATTAAAGCATTCATGCTACATTTAACAGCATTGGATTGGTACAAATTTAAACTCTGCCTAACTGCCAAGCACATTTGATTCAAGAGGTTGTATATTGCTAAATGATGATGAGCAGACCAGCAGCCTGTACTGCGAAGCAGGATTTGGGCTTAGTGAGCCAAGTTCAGGTTTAACCCTGGGTATGTTGAAGTTGCTTCGTAGTATAGGCCCCAGATTTACAGAGTCATGGCTAACCTAACTTGTTTTGGAATAGCAGCTTTACCTCTGATTCATCTTGCAAATCAGCCAAGATGTTATCAAGTTCCCCCAGTTCATCATCAGGCTCTCCGCTATGAGGGTTGTTGGCATCCGATCTGCCAGCCATGTCTACAGATAACTGCCAGCCATGTCTACAGATAACTGCAGTATTAGTGGAGAGAATGGAGCAGAGAAGTGTAGGCTAtctttaaatataaatgtaaacatttcagATTTTAAACACAACCATTGTAATGTACTTCTTACTATAATAAGAAATAGTCTGCCATTGAACCTGCAGCACTTCACAAATGAAAAAGGCATAATACTTTTTGACACCATCAAGTAATCTGCACACTATTTCGATTGACGTGTTATGGGTTTTGTTATGGTTCAATGTCCTAGCTAACTTGATAAAGTGTTAGCTGACCTGGCTTTGAAGCTTTTGAAGTTAAAATAAACTAGAGTGGTTAATACAACGGGACTGGGCCTGAGCTCGTTGTAGTAAAATATAACTTGGTCTACCCTTAATAATGTTTGCTATTTAATAATGACCACCACAACTGTACTTTAAATGCAAAAATCCCTTCACAGGTATTTATTCATCAAAAGGAAGTAAGAGTACTTTagaatactactactactactcttcGTCCCCTATGGGACATAAGGCTTCAATGAGCACCCTCCATTTTACTCGGTCCCTGTTAGCATGTTGGGCCTCTCCCCATGACAGGTTAATCGGTTCCAGCTCTTGTAGTACTTTAGAATAGAATACTATACAATGCACAGAATTATTCAAGATATGAAATAAAAGATTTTCTAAATAAACTTGAAAATAAATCTGAAATGGCCGCTTCACTCAGAGCTGagcacaaaataaaagcacgtgcatgtgtatgttagTACTCACGAAACCAGGGTTTTGTTTAGTAGACGTGTATATCAGGACCATGAGTAGTCGACCTCCACGATAAAAACTTAAATGCTCCCCACACCACGATGCCTCCTCTCTTTTACTCTCGGGTCGATAGCGTCTGTTTCTCTCCAAATGCGTGCAACGTGCTCACTGCTCCCCACACTAACCTGCGCCACTAATCCCGCCTGTTACACAGTGACTTTACTCTGATTGGCTCGTGAGGCCTTAACACACCCAAAGACATAACAGGAATGAAATGATTGACATATGACAGGTAACACTTTAGGTTGCACGCATAAACACGCTTCTTCTTATCTACTTTTCTCTCGGATCACAGATGTTTTACAGACTTAATGAACTTAAAGacctttatattaatttatctttTAATTGTAAATAGTGTTATTAAAAtctaaatattatatttatgcttttaaccagcacacattttaatttttttttaactattatGAACTCTATGTATAAACTTAAACGGCTACACAAGTATAAAAGATTTACGATAGAGGCCTACTTACGTTACCAAATATACTGGTGGTGTAACACATGTTCCGAGTGATCCTGGTGAGGTGACACAGTAGGCCGTCGCCGGATATTACTCCCACATCCCACTTCTCCTGCTCCGCTATCTGATTCCTCCGAAAGCAAAAATCAGCACCCGTCCGTTTTAAAGACATTTTGATTGTATTTATAACGTGTGTgaaaaaatgtgtgtgaaaaAAGACACGTACCTCTTccaataatataaaaatatattttctggtTGTACTGACTAGTTTAAATAATAAGCAGATATACCTTTTTATATATTCAAATTTTTATGCATTCAAATTTTCCTTCAAAAGGCACCTTGGAATTGTTTCTATTTTCCGCAGATTCAAGTATCAAGTAGGGCTTGAGCCCGGAAAGGCATCTCTTCGCACCTCACCccgcggctcgcttgcaagattttggcctgaagttcttcccagacctacgcCCTAGCCGTCCAACATGCacatctgagaatcaggcctctctttaataatgacaaaaagctacGAGAGAAATGCACATCAACTtcttgttatctcataagcggcgtggtgccagctccttttgaccttttgaccccagacttcaaaaacgtggccacaggccagctgtgtctacacaccttaagccacaaatttACACCTCCAtcacacaaaaaatggggaccagaaactaacctctgtcttatgtacattcactgtactgttggaggtcacgccccttttccggccttttcgagatagctagggatactaaaatgtttacacacatttcccggggccccgagtaCGACATATctgagatttggagttctagcccttagagaaaaaaagttttcccaaatggactgtcatttggacaaagcccctcagaagtgttgcctgcgagacctaatggttcagaatgtggtggaaaaacagtttttgagataggaaggtcctaccgccctgaaatttgaataccttattctagggcctaactgggacccctgcaccgaaatttggcccggtcggaccccgagggccggaatggggggccttgactttcataatcttcgctcggtgaatgtaaaggatgtttggttggatgttgtgacgaagaatcataatgtgaatgggaatattctataaatgtcttgatatcatctttcgtctcaacactcctgctgcagccgcctaaagtctcactccgagaaccttaaaatatgaatcaatccattagaagtatgaaaatatcttcccggtggcataacggggcaaacaaggtgtcctttgacatctacgtttcgaggcgattgcaacagtaccacacatgatcatatttgaatatgtttcggggtagtaattagctgtcgattttggaggcctttatcaataatgaccagctatagatttgcttcccgatggagatttttgacaaattacatgttatttagtatctacacgttaagctgagtccaatgagatcaagctcgccctcttgctacaccgagatcatgtcctagaccataggtgtaccatgtaaaatacatgttaccatttgcgtGCACACATttgagtgtcatgcttggtgtcattggactcagctcaacgtgtagatgctaaataacatgtaatttgtcacaaatttctatcgggaagcaaatcaatagctgctcattattgattaaggcctccaatttcgacagctaattactaccattaaacatgtttgaatatgctcatgtgtggcaccgttggaatcgcctggaagcgtagatgttgccggacaccttgttcgccctcttacgccaccgggaagatatttacatacttctgattgactaatgaattgattcagcttttcccccagaagtctggggtcaaaaggtcaaaaggtcaaaaggagccggcaccacgccgcttatgagacaaaagttaatgtgtgtttctctcataactttttgtcattattaaagagaggcctgattctcagatatgcaggttggatggctacggtgtaggtctgggaagaacttcaggccaaaatcttgcaagcgagccgctgggtgaggcgcaacgagatggagcacttgctgagtcatttcctgtatggctggagccacaggttgaggcgtatatgcgtcctttgagaccccctttgatatataagagacagCAAAGGTACAGCTtatttaaatgttgtcgacccagtcacctattgcattacttcctttagggcttcggcctcctagtttatcattgtagtataattgaatgccctctttcatatacaggtccttctcaaaaaattagcatattgtgataaagttcattattttccataatgtaatgataaaaattaaactttcatatattttagattcattgcacaccaactgaaatatttcaggtcttttattgttttaatactgatgattttggcatacagctcatgaaaacccaaaattcctatctcaaaaaatttgcatatttcatccgactaataaaagaaaagtgtttttaatacaaaaaaagtcaaccttcaaataattatgttcagttatgcactcaatacttggtcgggaatccttttgcagaaatgactgcttcaatgcggcgtggcatggaggcaatcagcctgtggcactgctgaggtcttatggaggcccaggatgcttcgatagcggccttaagctcatccagagtgttgggtcttgcgtctctcaactttctc
The window above is part of the Gadus macrocephalus chromosome 10, ASM3116895v1 genome. Proteins encoded here:
- the LOC132465616 gene encoding uncharacterized protein LOC132465616 isoform X1 translates to MAGRSDANNPHSGEPDDELGELDNILADLQDESEKYGAGTKAKRKKPEKLVRWKKRDQYGRLIAETQQSSGGAGPSSRPKDTCPVHMVPCPDDASNYAPLQVQLQEAHKALDTQLQLLQESLEDDPLACSEGREMLTRTWDMRQTHSEEKWENARPNLLESMLSAEWTLDQSCDHCHTKRAVIRCRDCLPKHLFCSDCDLAVHRNYVLHNRDSLVEGFYKALPPTCHIVQDGSGAPEISEKACLLPIASPHNLCNCDTQDIAINAGRAIILVEINGRYDLSLPLVTCKSCLKTWTPGLKDLQSNGYWPGNVDFQTVYSTDVFHTFEEFKVSAPGLSRQAFVKMLDNRTSNFGRAGRISGDSFQRSFLEWTYCRHEKEKLLAVDHFSCPACMEDIAAISVDGNRKMYRFNRTKGTDESGYFDGAFFSKDKEVAEFVEGIRNRIRPESGRGVCGKSQWKAARETAKKSGSKVDEEGVEVAVCRHGILFKALNMFRGEIYAYPLFLQKEVSLGHNIQFFCTDIMCKYYPYLQKVCEAFPDLVPLLQMKPFLSVMHAKGHSGKCEVQWGGRNQEGAGMTVGEEVEQVNSFLSQVGLTTKYMTKSARTDMITLQARGWNMRKKSNLHEYLSQRYVKIMKRTREMEQEVEALKVELGKTEVELQQWVTDVKDWAAATPNDISPDDAPGLQRVMEGLAPSIQQKKVDKYRQTDSNKARQRIQTKIAKDKTKLSQAMDFYNRLVSAEDAVGPVDVILAAECPLWPWDKGI
- the LOC132465616 gene encoding uncharacterized protein LOC132465616 isoform X2 produces the protein MAGRSDANNPHSGEPDDELGELDNILADLQDESEKYGAGTKAKRKKPEKLVRWKKRDQYGRLIAETQQSSGGAGPSSRPKDTCPVHMVPCPDDASNYAPLQVQLQEAHKALDTQLQLLQESLEDDPLACSEGREMLTRTWDMRQTHSEEKWENARPNLLESMLSAEWTLDQSCDHCHTKRAVIRCRDCLPKHLFCSDCDLAVHRNYVLHNRDSLVEGFYKALPPTCHIVQDGSGAPEISEKACLLPIASPHNLCNCDTQDIAINAGRAIILVEINGRYDLSLPLVTCKSCLKTWTPGLKDLQSNGYWPGNVDFQTVYSTDVFHTFEEFKVSAPGLSRQAFVKMLDNRTSNFGRAGRISGDSFQRSFLEWTYCRHEKEKLLAVDHFSCPACMEDIAAISVDGNRKMYRFNRTKGTDESGYFDGAFFSKDKEVAEFVEGIRNRIRPESGRGVCGKSQWKAARETAKKSGSKVDEEGVEVAVCRHGILFKALNMFRGEIYAYPLFLQKEVSLGHNIQFFCTDIMCKYYPYLQKVCEAFPDLVPLLQMKPFLSVMHAKGHSGKCEVQWGGRNQEGAGMTVGEEVEQVNSFLSQVGLTTKYMTKSARTDMITLQARGWNMRKKSNLHEYLSQRYVKVGLLFRMDV